In Osmerus mordax isolate fOsmMor3 chromosome 27, fOsmMor3.pri, whole genome shotgun sequence, the sequence AAGTGTAATGAGGTGCCTCACCTTGGCACAGAGGCACCTTTTCACTCCAGAGTCCTGAGGTGTTGCAGTTAATCGAGGGAGCTCCTTGTAGCAGGAAGCCCTCATCGCAGCCAAACTGGCAGCGGGATCTGTAACTAAAGCTGGAGTAGGGATTGCTGCAGTTCATCCAGCCGTGATGTGGCGGTGtcgccagcagggggcaggggcgAGCTGTGGGTGTTGATATGGAGCAGGAAAATTAGGTCATGAGAAAGAGGTCCGTTTTTAGTTGGGTTTTTTTACTTCAAAACTAAGATGAAAGAACAAATCCTGTCTGGGAGGGGAAGATTGTAAGGAAACCTCCAGACTTCTAAAGAGTGTTTTTTTGTCAATGGACTGGTACATAAACTAGTAAACTGATCGATCCTGATCATACTGACCACTACTGTTGTcgcacacaaacatgtatgtgtttgcattTTCCCAACAAGTAGGGATGTGTGACATTTGCTGGGATGCGAAGATCGTTTACCTTGACAGAGGGGAACTTCACTGGTCCACATGCCCAGGGAGGAGCACTCTGTTTGGGCTGTGCCATTTAACTGGAAGCCCTCCtcacaggagaacacacagtGGGAACCAAAGCTGAAGGGACCGTGGGGGTGAGAGCAGGAAGAAGATCCATGAGGGGGAACGGTTAAGGTGTCGCACGGCCGAACTGtaggggagcagagagaacagGCTCTGACTCACAAGGCTGAGCTCAGACTATGGAAGCAAAGCTGTTACATgatcatgttttgaattttaaaaggcattgaatacttattgaaatgtaaacaccactgaatgtgttggttttgaattcacctctttaaaattgaaatctaaatttatttcaatgtttaaaaaactattctagctgaaaaaactgttcaaatttgagcaacctgaatttccgaaCCTTGAATCTTTggatcagattttttttcaaattcaCTGGTGTTTATATTTCAATtaaaaaattcaaaacattatatcactgatttgcttccatatcagACGTTGTTGTCCAAAATTACTCTCCGAATTTGTACTTTTTCTAGTCGTACCAGGACTACTGGTCTCACCctgacaaacaggaagtgtctGGCTCCAGTTGCCCTGTGACGagcagtgtgtggtgtttgatcCACTCAGAAGAAAACCCTCCTCGCACGTGAAACGACAAGCGGAACCATAACTGAACGGTTTCACAGGGTCCAAACAATTCATGGAGGCACGGTGGGGAACTATTAGGGTGTCGCACTGCACCACTgcccaaaaaaacaacaatttagacatttgaacacacaaaaacaatgcCTTTTCTTGCATTGTAATCTGTTTTAACAGTGGTACTGTTATGACAAACATTAACCCACCACCTGAAAAGTTTGTTTCCATCGAACTCACCTTCACATGCAGGAGTGTGATTGGTCCATTGcccggcaggcagacaggtgaggGTGTGGTCTCCTGTCAGAGAGTAGCCCTCTTCACACCTGAagctgcaggtggaggtgaaggagaaggaggccagGGGGTGGGCACAGCTCATGTTGcccagggggggagaggagagggggggacacCTCACCACTGGGGAGGGAGTGGACAGGGGACAAGCATTTGACACAACCTGTAATGGAGGCACATGGAACTGACAACATCCATCGCTAAGGGCTATGCTACCACCTCAGAAATATAAGTGAACAGTTAGCAGTGCGAGTTATTTTCACTACTGTAGCATCAACAACATGCTTCATATACATTAAATGATGTCAAGCCCATTGCAAACAATCAACGTGACCTATTCTTTAGTCAAAGCAAAATGTGTACAAAACTCTGTACACTTAGAGCAGAGAGTTTTACAATGTTGTCCCATTCCAAAACAGTGTGACCTAAAGTTACAATCACGACCATAGACTTTGTCTCGTGCCATACATCCAAGCAGTGTGTGGCTCGCCATGGCAACTAGGTTCAGATAGAGTTTAGAACATTGTGTACTGTCACAGAAGAGGAAGTTTGGGGAAAGTGACAGTTGTAGAGAATAGTGAAATGATTATAACAACATGCCTATTTCACAATCAGGGTTTGGACACATATTTTCAGTAATTCATCCCACTAGCCATGAGGTAAATTACACTGAACTCTGTTGTGTAAAAAAATTATTTAATTGCTAAACTTAATGTTCTGAAGAACAAGCATGAGCCGACAGAAATGTTTGTTTCCATCGAACTCACCTTCACACGCAGGAGTGTGATTGGTCCATTGcccggcaggcagacaggtgaggGTGTGGTCTCCTGTCAGAGAGTAGCCCTCCTCACACCTGAagctgcaggtggaggtgaagcAGAAGGAGGCCAGGGGGTGGGCACAGCTCATGTTGcccagggggggagaggagagggggggacacCTCACCACTGGGGAGGGAGTGGACAGGGCACAGTCATCGTAGATAGCCACAGTTAGTAACAGCTGTAGTAACTGCTTCAGTTTACAAGTGTCATGGAACATAATCGGTTAAGATGAATACATGCTAACTTGCatacagctgacaggtgatgtTACCTGTACAGTTGGGCACATTGCCAGTCCACAGGCCTGTGTGGTCACATTGAATCTTCTCAGGCCCTTTAAGCTCAAAGCCCTCATCACACCTGAACTCGCATGTCGAGTTGAAGCTGTTCAGGGCTATAGGGTCGCTGCAGTTCATACTTCCGCCACTGGGGGCGCTGTTTAAGGTCAGACACTCCTGAACTAAAAGGGAAGTATCATTGGATTACATCATACTTGGAACCATTGCGTTTCTCACCTGATATGATGCACAGACTCATATTAAATGGGGAAAACGTTGGTACTTTTATACCTTGGCATTTAGGGGCAGGGTTGTCCCAGTTTCCAGAGGCTTGGCAGGTCAGGGTTGGTTCTCCCACTAGCTGGTATCCCCTGGAGCAGCTGAACTGACAGGTCGAGTTGAACCGGAAGGTTCCATAGGCGTggtcacacacaacagacccCTGCCCTGGATCCTCCACAGGCTCGCATTGAACggctgctagagagagagagagagagagagagagagagaggagagagagggagggagagagagagagagagggagagagagagagagagagagagagagagagagagagaggggggagggagggagggagggagggagagggagagggagagggagagggagagggagagggagagggagagggggagggggagagagagagagagagagagagagagagagagagagagagagagagagagagagagagagagagagagagagagagagagagagagagagagagagaggaaacaccaAAAACTTTCTGTTTGAGCCGATGACAAATGGTGCACATGCACGGGCACAATCTGTGGCCCTGTGTGGATAGGAGATGTTATGTGCCAGTGCTACAGTTTGGGGTTGGGAAGATGGGAGAGCTCACCTTCACACCTGGGGCCCAGGAAGCCAGGGGGGCAGAGGCAGGTGTAGTTTCCTatggtctccacacacaccccatggaCACTGCAGGACTGAGCGGAACAggaagctacacacacacacaggagtcatgcacaaacacaccaaccaaACACTACAAGAGTTTACCAACAACACAGATGAGACACTCACGCAAAAGCACTGATACTCTGGATAAAAACGTTGTTTTTGTGGGTGcattgaagcacacacacacacagccacacacccacacacacacacctgtgtagcAGACCGTTCCCTTCTGTTTCCTGCAGTTCTCATCGTTCCACTTGGCCgtgtccttccctctcttgATGTAGATCTCCACGCAGTCCTGCCCCACGCCCACGTTATTGGGCTCCCCGTCGGCCCAGTTCTCCGCCTCGGGGGTCAGCCTGGCGCCGGTCCCCACCCAGGTCCAaaccccctccaccttcctgaTCCCCATCCAGTAATACTGAGGGTTGAACGGGAGGAGCTGGTTGAGGAAAGATATTTCCTCCTGGTTCTGGATGGCCAGCATGTCGGTGAAGTACTCCCGGCACCACAGTCGGGCCGAGTCCCAGTTCCGCATGGGGACGGTGGTGTAGTTGTACATCCacgcctccactcctcccctgccGCCGGAATCTGGAGTCAGTGAGAGGACATGTGACTGACTTAGCTGAATTAGCCGATTCGCAGACTGACGTTGAATAGTTAGGTCTAGATGTCGTAAACTTTTGAGGGACTGTTTGACATCTTACCATGGTTGAATGCTATCAGGATCACAGCTAGCAGCCTGCAGTATCGGCTTTGTCTGAAATGGATTGAAGCCTGAGGAATCTGGAATTTGAGCGTGTAATGAAACAACTtagattaaagaatgtatacgTCTACATATACGTCGACACACACATGACCCTTAGAAATGCAACACCTAATGTTAAAACAGTCTTACCTCCATATTGTCATTGAGTGAATAGATGAAATGGACAGATCTTTTTTTATAGCTCTCCGCCCAGATGAGTCAACACTTAGTGTTGAAATGTGCAGTgtcactgaaataatttgcgTAAGTACTAATGCTGGGAACAATTTGGTGTGATAAAGTAAAATTATTCGCCAGTATTTTTGGGGTATTATCAGACTTCCTCCACACGTCCATGAatgccggcacacacacacacacaaacacaaacagacacacacacaaacacaaacagacacacacacacaaacacaaacagacacacacaccaatcaacGAGTAGAATTCAGTATCTTTTATTAAATCTTTACCATACATACAGTCGATCATCCTTAACAAGCACtaactattttttttttgtaaaagtaTATATAGATTGAACAAATTTAAAGTAATGGATGTTTAAAAGTAGATTATTATTGAAACATGATTGATGTTTCAGTAcggctctcttcttctcctgtttGACAGGATGGTGTTGGCCCCTCCTCGAGTGTTCTAGACGGAAACAGGCATGTCAGACTGAATCATACCGAAACAATCCaccatgtgtttgtttttttttgtgattcTTACTTTGGTTGGTTGGGTTTCTTCCCTGATAGAAAACAGCACAGAAAGAAAAATTAATTATTTCATACTTCCGTGCAAATTTACTGACAGAAACATCAAACTCATACACTTTGATTACGCCTACTCGCAGGATGCAAAACATAAATAAACTGAGAAACTTATTTTCTAAAATGATGCCGAAATGTTATGAAAGGAGATTAGGCCTACTTTTCCTGTGACGAGTGAAACAGAAACAGATGCAACAGAAGGTTGAAACGACCACTCCACCAGCCAGAGCTATCAAAACATACTCGTAACCTGCAGACAAGCaaaaacagggagtcaggtggctgagcggttagggaagcaggctagtaatcagaagattgccagttcgattcccggccgtgccaaaaaagatgacgtgtccttgggcaaggcacttcaccctacttgcctcgggggagaatgtccctgtacttactgtaagtcactctggataagagcgtctgctaaatgactaaatgtaaatgtaaaaacagaCCCAAAACCAAGACTGTACAGCATAAAACCATCAACACAGTTTTGTTTATCATGTCCACTGATGATGTAACATGCAACATAATCATGTCGTTCTGGAATGAGGTTCATGATAATGAGGACTTCATTACTGGCACAAAACGGCCTCGGGCCGCTCCAGGCTCCCGCGCTGTCGCAGGTGACCTCCGACGACCCCAGAAGCAGGAAGCCCTCCGAGCAGCCGAAGCGGCAAGCAGAACCCACGGTGCGGTTCCCCCCCGGGCAGCACAGGAACCCGTTCTCCGGCTGGGACGGAGGGTCACATGGCacggctggaggaggaagacacacGGGCTGTCAGCTGGGCGCTGAGACCCCCACCTGAGGTGGCTTGTCAAAAcactgcacctccctgccagagATGGCAGGCTCGGGTTCGTGCAGGGGGGTACTCCCTTAGGAAGCAGATGAAGGAGTTATGGTGACCCCCATCAGGCTGGGTTGAGGGGGGAAATGAGATGTGAGCAAGAGTTTGTGTAAGAGTGGACCTGCAAGCTAAAAGGAAAAAGTCCCCCTCTTTGTCATCTATAGCTCAATATTTACCCAGTGTGTCCAACTTTCCAactacagtatgtgtgagtAGTATCTAAACATAGGATATCCTGcagaaaaaaatgttttggtcGTCTcatacacaggaaacacactagaACGAAAGGTTGGAACGGTTCAGAGACCCACacattctaatcccacttagtactgctagtttgtgtacccttagtatagatagtccacatatttaaattttaggtccctatatgtttattgtatgcaccttcctgccaaagcaaattccttgtctgtgcaaactttcatggcgaataaatcccattctgattttgattctgattctgaccgaGGCGTTCGCAGACAGGCTCCTCGGCGTCCCACGACCCAGAAGAGTTACACCTGATGTTCGCCGTCGCCCCCGACAACGCATAACCCTCCAAACAGAGGAAGCTACAGGAGGCGTTGAAGGAAGTGTTTCCATAGGGACCCCGGCATTCTATCCTGCCGTTCCGCAGTCTGGTTGGCTGCTCACAGGTCACGGCTGCAAAACATAATTCTAAATGAGTCACATGTTTCACAGTGAGCAGCCTTCTGCATTCGAATTCTAATTCTGGTAGAATTCTAAGGAATATAACTCCTTAGTTTCTGCAACTCCGAGTTGGAGTTAAGCTCAAAGGGATTGTTATTTCTGTGTATGAGTTTTGATTTTGGAAGATTTCCCAGCATACTTTTCCTTACCTGTTTGGCACCTGTGGTCCTCAAATCCCGGCTCGCACAGACAGGTTATATTGTTGATAGCTTCAAGGCATCTCCCTCGTTTGTTGCATGATGTTTGGTTGCATTGAGCTGTAACCGaatattttgttttttataaaacaTAGTTTGGGATATAAATACAAATCTGTTAACTTCAcaagaacattttaaaacatacaACATTTCGTGTCACCTTTAAAGCAAGCTGGAAATTTAGCCAGAGAGCATGTTTCGTCGTTCCACTTCCCACTGCGTGCATCATTGGTTACGTACATCTCAACGCACGATTCGTCTTTAAGGTTATTGTTTGGTTCATTGGATGCCCAGGAGTTGTTCCCCGCCCAGGTTCCATTGGTACCTATCCAGACCCAGCTGTTCTCAGCTGTTCTAGTGAGGCCGATCCAGTAATACGGAGCTCCGGTTCTGACGGGCAGGTGTTTCGACACGTAATCGTTCTCCTTCTGGTTCTGAATGGACACCAGGTCGGTGTAGTGGGCCTGACACCAATCCCTCGCCTGCGTCCAGTTCACGTTTGCGTTGTCGTAATGGAGTGTCCAACCCATCACACCAGCCGACAAATATCCACCTAGGaatgtgtttgtgatatttgtTTGAGGAACGATTGTCTAATTTCACGATCGACTGAATGACTAATGCATCTGTGTTTTCACACAACGAAGAACAGTACATACCCAAGACTAGGACTGTCAACATCAACCTGACTGTCCCCGGCAGATTCAAGACGGGGCCGTGGTTTCCCCGTATCTGTTGAACAGTAACAAAGGAAATCATAGTCTGTACTTTCATAATCACATCAAATACTTCGATATAAATGTCGCAGCTCGCACATTACCTTGATTTCTCGTACAGCCCAGAGAATGCGCTGCATTGCTGTGTGGAACCAGGCTCAGGATGAGGCAAGTGCAATATGTGCTGTGAAGATAACTAGCCAGAGAATGGTTCCAGACTCCTGTTCTACAACTGTTTGTCATACCTCCGATGATTCTTATCAGCAGTCAATGCACCACATAGAGTCCTTTGGGCATTTGGTCCCATGATTAACATAGAATACCTGGATGCCACCGAGTTTACTTTCCCGTGATGGGAACTGGTGTGGATACACTGATTTAATGTGTAATTGTTTGTGGTAACAACTGTTATTCTGGGAAATTGAAGCCGTTTTAGGTACAATGCAGTAGATCTTTTTTAGCTTGATTCATTCAAATTCAATTCACAATTTACAGCACACTTAAATCTCTCGTCATGCCACTCACATTCTGGAATTAAGGTGCTGTTGAGCACAAGAAGAAGCTCTGACGTCTgagaccagtgtgtgtgggtgtgtgtgtgtgtgtgtgtgtgtgcgtgtgtgtgtggggtggggtctgtgtgtcactttgtattgtctcacccacacacacacacacagaaaggacaGGGTTCAGGATGTGGAAACGACCGAGACAGGACCCCTGGAAAAGACCTGTGTCATTAAAACAGGCCGACGTCCTCAGAAAGCATGACAAAAGGCCGTGTTGACAGGATGGCGTGCCATCGCGTGCCTCTGTGTCCTAGCGTGCCTCTGTGTCCTCCTGGACCCAGCTTCTGTGGAAATGGGCCACCCCTTGCAAAAACACATCCTCTGAAACTGTGTTTTGAGTAACATTATTGATTTGATCGTTTGTGTTTTGGGCATATTTGAACTAATTAGTTGACGTAATGTAGAGTTTTACATAAGGATGCAATGAGAGGCTAAGATATTTGAGTTAAAAAACTTTATTCATATGAAAACATGTCAGTTTTAATAGTAGCACTTGAAACATAGAAACATGTATGCTTTGAAATAAATATGACTTAAATACTGAAATCTATAGCTTTTCACAGATTTGAAAACATgacaatataataaacaactttagAAATTGTATAAAACAACTTCTTAACTAAAGAGGATGGAGAACAATGTGTTCAGTTCAAAAACTCCCTTTGGGAGGAAATCATGCTTTTGTGAAAAACTTTGACAACAGGCAGCACAGATAATCTACAAATAAAGCGTTTCGCTTTAAAGGTGAAAGGGTTTTTCTCATTTGGGCATTATTCACAGTCAGTATAGTAAAGACTACTTTAATACATCCAGCAGTAACAATCAATGCATTAGATCATCGGGTAACAAAGTAATAACTTAAACCTGAAGAACTGTGAAACACCCAGAAGGTCATTTTCCATAACAGATCCGGCTGTTTTtgacctcctcttcatcctgacctctgacctctgccctACTGGACGTCTTAATGCTGTTCTCTAAATGAGGCTGTCAATGCTGTTCTTGTAGACTTGCGGTGGATCTTCTACGTCTGAGAAACTGACAAGACAAGACAGATAAAAAAAAGTGTAAGAGTCACGCTTAACCCCAATGGGAACAGATTTGAAAAATCCATGGAATTAAATGCTTTACATCAGATGAAATGAATTTATAGAGAATGTATTGAACTCACCTGTTCAGTTCGAACTTGTTACCTTGAGGAAATGAAACAAAAAGACAGACTGATGACTGTGGTCACACAATGTTTTTATGGAAAACAAATATCTTCTGTCTTTGATACAAGTTGACTGTGTAGAATTCAGTTTACCTTTCTGTCTGAGTCGTTTCAGCAGCCACATCGCGAGAGAGAGGCCGGACAACGagacagcgccccctgctgccAGACCCATGTTAGTCGGCGTCAACAGAGCCTCAAGAAAAGGAGCggctgaagaaaagaaaaaaaaacactgtcaCATATCGGAAAAATAACCGATTTGCATCTCGAGCACCACTCAAACGACCGCTGATATTTGTTTTCCCGAAATCCTTCACATACCTTCGCATCGGGGAGCCTCTCTGGTCCAGTTGCCATGGAGGTTGCAGGTGATGTGAGCGTGTCCGTGTAAGGCGTGCCCCTGTTCACAGGTAAAGGAGCACTCTGAGCCGAAGACGGTCTCATTGAGATCTCGATTGGAACAACTGACAGCGCCGTTAGCTGGAGCCTGGAGCAAGGGGCATCTCACtgctacagagacagagacagtcttTAACATCAAATCCTTCAAATCTTGATGACGCTCTGTTCAAGTGTGTATGAGAGTAGTAGACAAATAGATAGCAGTGGTATAGGCCTACCTGTACAGGTAGGGATTTCAGAACTCCAGACACCTGAGCCAACGCATTCTGTGCCCAGGGCCCCCTGGTGGTCATGGCCCTCGTCACAGAGGTAGGAACAGACGGAGCCCCAGGGATGGGCGCCCCCGACAGGGGCCGAGGTGGAGGGCGAGGGGGCCACACAGCTCACCTGACCCCCCAGAGGAGCGCTGGGAGAGGGGCACTGCACCGCTGAGAGGGACAAGATAAAGAGGTCAGTACACATCGTAAACAGAGAAAACATAAACGTTGGAAAAAGAAGAGCGAGATAGTGTAGGACGGAAAACTATCTAAATAGTCACACACATAGTCGTTAAAGGCGTAATGGCATTGGCTGAAATACGAAACGTAAGATAACCaagtctccatctctccataccTCTGCAGGTTGGCGTGTCTGcgctccactccccctctctagaGCACTCAATGCTGGGCTCTCCCTGCATCTCATAGCCCGCAGCACAGCTGAATGTGCAGCTGGAGCCTTGCCACAGCTCATCGGCAGCAGGGCTACACCGGGTGAGCAGTTTAGTTCCTCCCACAGGCTTCGAGCACTTGATTGCTGAGGGTGGAAAAAGAAAAGATGTCCGTTAAAGGATGTGATAGGACTCACAGAGTTCGTTTTGTGTTTACGGTGCATTTAGGAGTTCCTCCTTGCCTTCGCAGCGTGGCATCTCCTCGCTCCAGCTAGCATCCGCAGCGCACGTCACCAGACTGGCACCCTGGAGACGGTAGCCCTCAGCACAGCTAAAGCTGCAGCTACGTCCGTAGCTAAAGTCCGTCTCCGGGTCTTCACCACAGGTGATGGTCCCATTATCGGGTGCCCCGAGAGCAGGGCATTGAACAGCTGcagtcagacacagacagagtaaCGACAATCAGTCTCCAGGAAATCAATCAGCTTTTCAAGCTTCAgtttaggggagtcaggtggctgagcggtgagggaattgggctagtaatccaaaggttgctggttcaattcccggcagtgcgaaatgacgttgtgtccttgggcaaggcacttcaccctacttgcctcggtggaatgtccctgtacttactgtaagtcactctggataagagcgtctgttaaatgactaaatgaaatgaagcgacctgcaacctcttggtctgcagtcaaatgcccgTACCGATGAATTATACACTGTTTGTTATCAGATCCATACCGGCACATtgtgtcagggagttgttcCATTGTCCTGAAGctccacactgcagactggtAGAGCCTGGGTCTACCAGCTCAAAGCCCTCCTCACAGGTGACCCCACAGGTGGACAAGTAGCTGAAAGACCCCAGTGGGTGCTGGCAGTCCATCAAGCTGTTTTCAGGAACGAGCAGCTCGCTGCATGTAATCACTGAGGACAAGATATCCACAGAGAATATATTACTCGAATTTATTTGAGCAGATGTCAATATGTGGTTTCCAATGAATAGTTGTTAGATTTTTTTCTTGATCGATCATCTGGAGACTGCTAACTTACATTCACAGGATGGTGGTTGTTCTGACCACTGTTTAGTGGCTGTGCATGTCATGGTCCCAGAGGAGTTCAGCTGATAGCCCTGCTCACATGAATACTGGCATTTGGAATTGTAGGAGAAATGTCCATTTGGATGTAAACACTCAAAGCTAGCTTTGGCCAGAACTGGAACTTCCTCCTGCTTACACTGAACCACTGTAAAAGGGCCAATAAAAACAAAGAATGCATTAATAACTACTGACCAAGTGAAAACAGATTTGTTTCAGTTACAGAAAAAGTTCAATTATGTTGAGGTAAACAacttttcttttaacatttttATGATTAATTAGAATATACTGTGTTCTCACCGTGCTCACACTGCTCGCCATAGAATCCCTCAAAACACTGACACTTGTGACTGTTTATGGtctccacac encodes:
- the selp gene encoding P-selectin; translated protein: MDFCISYQPVRGSRISTFCISFALIYSGLCLWSSVEGWSYHYSNNTMKWEDARLWCKEHYTDMVAIQDQREIAHLNAFLPRNPSGPGSGYYWIGIRKVEGVWTWVGTNKALTAEAENWAAGEPNNGRKANGKNEDCVEMYIKREKDNTKWNDESCNNKKRPLCYTASCAKDSCFHGECVETINSHKCQCFEGFYGEQCEHVVQCKQEEVPVLAKASFECLHPNGHFSYNSKCQYSCEQGYQLNSSGTMTCTATKQWSEQPPSCELITCSELLVPENSLMDCQHPLGSFSYLSTCGVTCEEGFELVDPGSTSLQCGASGQWNNSLTQCAAVQCPALGAPDNGTITCGEDPETDFSYGRSCSFSCAEGYRLQGASLVTCAADASWSEEMPRCEAIKCSKPVGGTKLLTRCSPAADELWQGSSCTFSCAAGYEMQGEPSIECSREGEWSADTPTCRAVQCPSPSAPLGGQVSCVAPSPSTSAPVGGAHPWGSVCSYLCDEGHDHQGALGTECLTALSVVPIEISMRPSSAQSAPLPVNRGTPYTDTLTSPATSMATGPERLPDAKIPQASIHFRQSRYCRLLAVILIAFNHDSGGRGGVEAWMYNYTTVPMRNWDSARLWCREYFTDMLAIQNQEEISFLNQLLPFNPQYYWMGIRKVEGVWTWVGTGARLTPEAENWADGEPNNVGVGQDCVEIYIKRGKDTAKWNDENCRKQKGTVCYTASCSAQSCSVHGVCVETIGNYTCLCPPGFLGPRCEAAVQCEPVEDPGQGSVVCDHAYGTFRFNSTCQFSCSRGYQLVGEPTLTCQASGNWDNPAPKCQVQECLTLNSAPSGGSMNCSDPIALNSFNSTCEFRCDEGFELKGPEKIQCDHTGLWTGNVPNCTVVRCPPLSSPPLGNMSCAHPLASFCFTSTCSFRCEEGYSLTGDHTLTCLPAGQWTNHTPACEVVRCPPLSSPPLGNMSCAHPLASFSFTSTCSFRCEEGYSLTGDHTLTCLPAGQWTNHTPACEVVQCDTLIVPHRASMNCLDPVKPFSYGSACRFTCEEGFLLSGSNTTHCSSQGNWSQTLPVCQVRPCDTLTVPPHGSSSCSHPHGPFSFGSHCVFSCEEGFQLNGTAQTECSSLGMWTSEVPLCQARPCPLLATPPHHGWMNCSNPYSSFSYRSRCQFGCDEGFLLQGAPSINCNTSGLWSEKVPLCQVVQCEALSTLPPPLYGNCSHPLGNFSFGSECLLSCGEGHFLNSTAALSCTSNGHWSHPVPTCSAEEAPRMMLLLYVATGAGGAIVGILLLVGAALLVKRLTGKTGQLNMDSSAFEERENPAFQPDE
- the LOC136937046 gene encoding L-selectin-like, translated to MQRILWAVREIKIRGNHGPVLNLPGTVRLMLTVLVLGGYLSAGVMGWTLHYDNANVNWTQARDWCQAHYTDLVSIQNQKENDYVSKHLPVRTGAPYYWIGLTRTAENSWVWIGTNGTWAGNNSWASNEPNNNLKDESCVEMYVTNDARSGKWNDETCSLAKFPACFKAQCNQTSCNKRGRCLEAINNITCLCEPGFEDHRCQTAVTCEQPTRLRNGRIECRGPYGNTSFNASCSFLCLEGYALSGATANIRCNSSGSWDAEEPVCERLAVPCDPPSQPENGFLCCPGGNRTVGSACRFGCSEGFLLLGSSEVTCDSAGAWSGPRPFCASYEYVLIALAGGVVVSTFCCICFCFTRHRKRKKPNQPKTLEEGPTPSCQTGEEESRTETSIMFQ